A region of the Mytilus galloprovincialis chromosome 1, xbMytGall1.hap1.1, whole genome shotgun sequence genome:
attttaaaagaattggaCAAGTGATGCTGTAATTATCATCCATAAATTAGATTTGTAACGGACAGACTGTTGGACAGATAGATAAGTGTAATACAATTGATATAACCTTCAAGTTGTAGATTTctacatactagtatatcattGGATAAAATAGAACACCTTGACACTGTATATTTTACACACGGGCAATGAGCGTGTTATGTTTCAAATATACGGTTAGTAGTAAAGTTAGGGCCCTTTAAAAAATACCAGAATATCATTGAAATCTTATCCTGTAACTGTAATCAGAATATTGCATGTTGTCATGCAgtattatattgttattgttaaaTTTAGTTTTTGTTAAAACCGGTGCAAGTGTGTTTCAACAAATAGAAGACTTGGTCAGTGTAATAGTACACCAGTCATCAAATATTTGGtttaatgacaaatattttaaacagaaatcAATCGTATTAGAACACCAGCACACTGTATGACTAGTACCTCTCTTTAAAGCGTTGAATAATACaatgtttcatttaaaaacatGACAGTATCGAAGAATTGGCTTCTTAGTTGACAGTTCTATCGtgattttaaaatcaaaacatttcaatCATCGTCTATAGTATTTAAACAAATCTCATTAATAAAAGTATCGAATTGttgattaatataaaataagttctaaTTTATTACACCTACTATATATAGTGACATCTCGCCGAAGAcatatatcaaaacaaaaaagtcTATTCGATATTTTAGTAATTGTACTAAAGTGATTTAACACCACTGCCAGTTATTTTTTCTCAGCAAGTATGACAACTGTTCCATTAAATATTGTTGTGCCCTCTTCTGCCGAAGAATCGTCATCAAATAATTCAATTACATCTAAACCATTCGCTTTAACTGTGTTGATAACTTCGTCTCTGGAGATGGACAAACACTTGAAAACTTCACTCCCAACAGTATACTGAGGACAATTGAGAACTCCGATCAGAATAAGTTTTCCGCCCGGTTTCAACAAAGTTACTACATTTTTCATCGCATTGTGATATGCATCTTTATCTAGACAGGCTGATTCCAGACACGCACTCGTGCAGATGACATCAACTGGATCTAACTGAATTGGATCGAGAGGGTTTTGTTTGTATACATCGCAGGGAAGGACTCGTTTTATCTTTGGCCTTAAAGTGGCTTCAAGTTGTTGCCAGTTGGCTCTGGAAAtacataaaaagaaagaaaataatacGTGTGGTTACCTTATGTAGTTcttaaataaggagatgtggttcgATGAGACATTTTCCCGACATAGACCAAATTACGTAGCCGGGTttttgaattgttctatatatgaTTTGATGcagtttatagtttttaaagGTACCAGGAGTGTAATTTAGTACGCGAGACGCTCGTTTTGCCTaataagacgcatcagtgacgctcatatcaaagtatttataaagccaaacaagtacgaagttgaagagcattgaggatccaaaattccaaaaagttgtgccaaatatggctaagataatctatgtctgggataaagaaaatccttagttttttgaaaaattcaaaagttttgtaaacaggaaatttaaaaaaatgaccacattattgatatcaTGTCTCTTCTTGTGtgctataaaatgaaaaaaactcgAAGTACTTAATTTGCTTCGCCAAGGATTTATCGTCTATAGAATACAGTTCAATGGTATATAAACAACCGAACTCGCGAAGAGATATAAGACTAAAATTGGAACTACAAAATAGCCAGTCCATTCTATGTCAATTTTGCTTGGGGGATTCGGAacctaatttatttttaatatccaAATTTATTAACAGAAAATGAACGTAAATTATAAGTACCGAGCTGGTAACAAGTGTTCTAAAATGCTGTTACCTTCACAGTCATTTATATAACATTGATCAGATTGttttcctgactttttttttattattgctgtCGTAATTTTATTATGATAACTGGATAGTCtaaaaatgtcagggcagatagttgttgacctaataaacaattctATCccgtcatatttgctctaaatgcttcggttttaaagccaggtgagctaaaaaaaaaaaaagtaacctaCCAGATTATTAAAAtgcattttctttgaaaaatacaTACTCAACACAGaactatgaaataaaattgactttaatTGTCCTTTAAATATCTATTTCGATATCGTTGTGTTTAACGCTTTTTCCTCATTAGCGTAGACCGAAATACTATTTGTTCCTTAAAAAAAAGACGCCGAAGTAAAGAAAAAAGATTTCAAAGATATTAATCTAACCAACAACTTACTCATTTCCGTCTAATTTGCTGTAGTACTTAAAATACATATCCCAATTATGAGCACCAGCATCTTTTTTCAACCACTTTTCTTGCATGTCTCTATTAGAAGGGGAATAGTCTGTCATAATTATTTCATCAAACCATTTTGCTGCCGGTATAACAGTGTGTATACAAGGTCCAGATCCAATTTCTAGAAGACATTTTCCTTTTATAGTCCCTGAAAAAACACAGTGTACATGCTATAGGAGAGTTTTGCTTAATTTTATCAACATAAAGATTAAACGATGAAAACACATGTTAATCTTAATTTTTACTTTCACTATGCGAGTGTATATATGGTTCGACAGGTAATTTTTGTATCAGTACAATCAATTACCttgtttctataaataaacttaccTTACCTTTTGAAAATATGTTGTGAAGTGTTTTAATCCTAAACTCTGTGAAAGTAAATCCCTCGACTTCAATCTGGCTGAACAGTGTATCTAGATAAACCTTTCCATCAAAAATCTTCTTGTAATCTTCACCCGCACGAAGTTGAGGTGTGGTGGCCATATCTGTGAGCTGCTCGTGATTGAAGTACGTACGATTGAACTTGATAATGTTAACAAATAACACGCAATAATCAATACTGTGATGTGGttacttttttcaaatgttatagtagggtgcccaatcaacaaattttatcgATTTGCCTgaacggaataacacacggctatattttatATCGTTGGAAAGAGGAGAACAAGCCTCATCGAAATAGCGTTGTCGTCGTATTCTGCCGTGgtcacctttttttttaaaatcagggtcaaaggtcaaagcaaaaattCACGAAAAATGCAGTCACATTTAGATAGCTCGTTTCTCCTACATATATGCGTTTGGAGCAAAATAAAAAGAACCAATTTATCGGAAAATATCTGTTGGATCTacatttagaacttattttatatttttaacgcCAAAAATGACTTTAGATTGACTTTTTTGTATATGGTGTGcaaatttgaaattaataaacAACTGTTAAGTAACAGTGACCTTGgcctatttcaatttctaaatttgattttttttgtattcaattcgATACAAGTAAGATCTAAAGATGTTTTTTAGatcttaactttaataatttgtcgaaaaaaaatgtgtttttcacgTCTTTTGATAATCAGGTGTTCGTCAATTTCAAGGTAAAAATCAAATTCTGTTATTGGGTGTGAAAGAGTATAtataaatgagtttttttttcgaaattaacgTCGGACTTGGTTGAATATCAAGCTCTGTGTATAGTTTTGCTTTACAGAAGTAAAAAATAGTGCAAAcagataaagggggggggggggtaaagatATGGAAACAAAACATGTGTTAAAAAATGGTAAAACACCCCATCCTACATATTGAATGTCTAAATGAGCAACAATTGGCTATATTGTTTACaagtattccaaaaatataattaGGGAGAGGGTTATGTACAGCACCGATGTATTTTTACAAACCAAACAATTGCAAATAAAAAAGGCGTGAGAAAGCAAAGGaacattaaaaacttataaaatgaagAAACTTATAAAATGAAGACAAGCAGACAACAGCATGGCAAAAacacgaaaaagaaaaaaacaaatacaaatagaaAGTTTTAATCGAGGCTAGTATTACCTACTACATTATATGGTCTCCTGTAGTTTATTCCCACGAATGAAGCAAAGGGCAGGGAGCATATAGCAggctttttattattattattttttaacatatttttcggAATCCCCACTAGATAGATTATTACTATATTTTCcacgatttcaaaattgagtatATATTTTACCGgtatttattgttttgaaaataatatggACTGCTTAATTGTCATTCAATAGCTAACAATGATTTATAAGTCACatacagaaaaatgaaatctAATACATCGTCATCTTCGTCGAAATCAATGTTTCTAACTGCAATCACAGGAGTATTTACATTTTGAGATGTGCCATTTGCCTGACAtggacataaatatatatacaggATAGATTTTGTTCGGAGCAAATTGCACCCTTCGAAACACAGATTTCCCTTACAAGTACAAACTAAATCTTGCAGAAATTTGGATGACATATGACCATCGAGGTAGATAGGAAAAAGTAATTCTTCTTTTCCCATTCGAACTAAAGAGGAGAGTGTTAGGGTAGTTTTGCTATATGGAAAGACATCAAATGTATGTCTTGAGTGAAGCtcttattatatattgtttaaaagtagattcacaaggaggaagtttgacaagggagaaattttaaattatagCCAATTTTACGCTCAATTTGTATAGGTCACGGTGATCTATTTTTAGTTTTGACTTGAGATCATTCAACCTGACAACAAGACCTCGAACTGCATCTATAGATTCATCGATGTCACAATTAGATAGGTTTGACAAATCGGTGAACTCATCTGGATTGTCCTTCAAGACTAAAAAGCATTGCGTTTACTGATCCTAAACAGGACCGATTACGTTTCGTCGCATCATGTTACAGCATGTGCGGCTGGTAGAACGTTAAAGATGGCAAACTGAGACTTTTACATATTTCGTGGACATGTATATAGCGGCGCAAATGTTGTATACAAGTAAAAGTGCCTCTTTAAAACCATAGATCATGCGTATGCTGCATGGAGTGGATGTAGGAAACGCATCATATTAGAACATTTGTATCTTGTGACTTTGTTATTATCCTACCCATGATTCCTTTCACCCCGAACTCTTGAACAGCATGTAAAATCATGCGAGTATCTACTTCATCGGGCTtacaaaataattcttaaaacctGATTTAGGGTCCTTGGAAGTGCTAGCTAGACTATGGCTTCCTCATGTATCATAGTAACTGTTGATCTACCATGATGCTGACAATCGATTCGCCAAGAAATCTGATTAAGGCCTGCTAAATCTCACTGACCTAAAGAAACTTTTCCAGTCAGGAAGTTGATGACTTCTATATATGACctgaaacactttaacagacgaACAAGAACTTGATTCAGCTTTAAAATAACTGCAGTTGTGTCTGCTAGTGTAAGATTTATAGTAAGAATGGTGCCTGGTACAACATTTTGAATTAATCAGTACGAAGATTGTCTAGGTCTGATGCATCATGCATGCAATAAACTAAACTCTTTCCGTGCTCCCATAGCCTCGATAAAGCTTTTGTTTGTGCTTATTCCTTGCGTATTAATAAGCAATTTAGTAGAAGAACCCTGATATATAACACACTTATTCCATTGTTTTTCATTTCTACTTCGTGTCGGGTTTGATGGGCATAGTTTAACATGACTGAATATGTGCCATATTCCGGATCTGAAACGTGACCTaaggatttgatttgtatattactATTATAACAAAACCATCAATTCAAAAAAAgcaattaaagttataaaaaaactaaaaaatatttccaattgcAAAACAACGATCTTCAAACTAACTAGACTAATCCAAATATACAAATCGACCACACAACAAGCTTAGAAGAGAAATGAAGTCAGTGACAATTGTCCTAGTTAATGACCTGATAGTGTAAGCTACAAAACGATTAACGACACGAGAAAAGGCGTGTTTGAATCAAGGCAGAATTATCagtaaatttgtgttttaaattgctgTTTTCTTCAATGCGATTAACATTACACGAAAGATATTTGGCACACATATGAACCATGTCTTATTGGTGTAATCAGAGTAAAAATCCCTTGAAAGTAACACGCaataaattttctttcgttcACAATTTGGtaaatttcagctaaaaaaaatagtcttacttaaatcatgaaatacttaaacttaaattatataaatcatttcaGCTTTagttatatgataaatttaatttttaagctaaatgataagtatcatttgaacaaataacacagaaagtaataattttatttttgtgttgaagATGGTCTGTATATGATCATGTATCTGTGGGTATCCTAAGaaaccacaaaattttgaaaaacgtgaccacggcaGCATACGACGATattcatgattggaaaatataatgattttccaatagtttgcatataaatatagtcgtgtgttatccgttaacttaaactcgttaactagacgtctttttcgataCTGAGCACCCTACTATAAATGTTACAATCAATATGAAATAAGGAAAATATAGTTCGTGGAAAATTTATAGACTTTTCtattttccaaattttgaaaattttagccCCTATAAGTACTATAACAACTACATGCATCGTGTTGCTCAAGGTAAATACAATATGGGTAATGAGTCTTATTCGTTTATgtcacaaaatacaaaaacagGACGGGGTTGTGGTaccgacaattggaacatatccatgATCATATGTGGCACATTTCTCcaataaaggtcaaccaacttaTGATGGCGGCCGAACAATTTTTGAAGGGATAACTTTACCATTTGTAACATATTTACAATAGCATACGTTTGAGCCGCATTTATGAAGGAAATGATGATAGGAAACACAAGctcaggaatatcgtatcagctgagaaatatatactccatatgcaggggTTATTTGAATGTTGCtgcatagaaatggaaagttaactaTTGGTGAACAGAAATCATATCAT
Encoded here:
- the LOC143056375 gene encoding indolethylamine N-methyltransferase-like, which produces MATTPQLRAGEDYKKIFDGKVYLDTLFSQIEVEGFTFTEFRIKTLHNIFSKGTIKGKCLLEIGSGPCIHTVIPAAKWFDEIIMTDYSPSNRDMQEKWLKKDAGAHNWDMYFKYYSKLDGNEANWQQLEATLRPKIKRVLPCDVYKQNPLDPIQLDPVDVICTSACLESACLDKDAYHNAMKNVVTLLKPGGKLILIGVLNCPQYTVGSEVFKCLSISRDEVINTVKANGLDVIELFDDDSSAEEGTTIFNGTVVILAEKK